In a genomic window of Prochlorococcus marinus subsp. marinus str. CCMP1375:
- a CDS encoding DUF1257 domain-containing protein, with protein MSHFSTVKTQLRKKEPLLKALLELGYIPQEGEQKVRGYRGQTVRAELAVKMPEGGDIGFRWNQNTKAYELVADLDLWKQTIPLDRFLSKLTQQYALSTVLDATAEEGFEVAERKTHIDGSIELVVTRWDS; from the coding sequence ATGTCTCATTTCAGTACTGTTAAAACTCAATTAAGAAAGAAAGAGCCTCTTCTTAAGGCCTTGCTTGAATTGGGCTATATACCTCAAGAAGGCGAACAGAAGGTTCGAGGTTATAGAGGACAGACTGTTCGAGCAGAATTGGCAGTGAAAATGCCTGAAGGAGGTGACATAGGCTTTAGATGGAATCAAAATACAAAAGCATATGAACTAGTAGCAGATTTAGATCTTTGGAAGCAGACTATACCGCTTGACCGTTTTCTTTCTAAGCTAACTCAACAATATGCTCTTAGTACGGTTTTAGATGCAACTGCAGAGGAAGGTTTTGAGGTTGCAGAAAGAAAAACTCATATCGATGGTTCTATTGAATTGGTTGTAACACGTTGGGACTCTTGA
- a CDS encoding DUF2997 domain-containing protein, whose product MPQRTLRFRIRQDGFVEETVEGVLGQSCAQLTEKLESALGTVQHREPTSESYISSEELSQLLPDQIKIS is encoded by the coding sequence ATGCCTCAACGCACTTTGCGATTCAGGATTCGTCAAGATGGATTTGTTGAAGAGACAGTTGAAGGAGTTCTAGGTCAATCCTGTGCTCAACTCACTGAAAAGCTTGAATCTGCCTTAGGCACCGTTCAACACAGGGAACCAACTTCTGAGTCTTACATTTCATCAGAAGAGCTTTCTCAATTACTTCCAGATCAAATTAAAATCTCCTAA
- a CDS encoding HEAT repeat domain-containing protein, with protein MKEDRLNSADEGLRSLAIDPDILAKELAAEVQGDPLDEIDIEAFDSDETKVSNECQLGLNWLQQGHEERLQGLRVFCEHRDPRSIDLLIPLLAEPCPVERMSAVYALGRNPSPLAVDTLLQLLENDSNAYVRKAAAWSLGNYSNSPVMEPLLRSLHTDVAAVRLWAASSLAEVGSSSIEKAKKVVLELLLSLRIDQEPLVRSNCIWSLGRLYGNLPQSLKSELTEGLFLVLLNDLEPSVRYEARIALEQIQSPDVLKRLKTLVEDGLLL; from the coding sequence ATGAAAGAAGATCGCCTCAATTCAGCAGATGAAGGACTAAGAAGTCTTGCGATAGATCCGGATATTCTTGCAAAGGAGTTGGCGGCAGAAGTTCAAGGGGATCCATTAGATGAAATCGATATTGAAGCATTTGATTCAGATGAAACTAAAGTTTCAAATGAATGTCAATTGGGATTAAATTGGCTGCAACAAGGCCATGAAGAGCGATTACAAGGTTTGAGAGTGTTTTGTGAGCATAGAGATCCCAGATCTATAGATTTATTAATTCCTTTGTTGGCTGAGCCTTGCCCTGTAGAGAGAATGAGTGCTGTTTATGCATTGGGAAGGAACCCTTCGCCTCTTGCAGTAGATACGTTGCTTCAGTTGCTAGAAAATGATAGTAATGCTTATGTGCGCAAGGCTGCTGCATGGAGTTTAGGCAATTATTCAAACTCCCCAGTAATGGAACCATTGCTTAGATCGTTACATACTGATGTTGCGGCGGTAAGATTATGGGCTGCGAGTTCTCTTGCAGAAGTAGGCTCCAGCTCTATTGAGAAAGCTAAAAAAGTAGTATTAGAATTGCTTCTTAGTTTGAGAATTGATCAAGAACCTTTAGTTCGGAGTAATTGTATTTGGTCACTTGGAAGGTTATATGGAAATCTTCCTCAATCATTGAAATCCGAATTAACCGAAGGCCTTTTCCTTGTTTTACTGAATGATTTAGAGCCTTCAGTAAGATATGAGGCCAGAATAGCCTTGGAACAGATTCAGTCTCCTGATGTTCTGAAACGATTAAAAACTCTGGTTGAAGATGGACTTTTACTTTGA
- a CDS encoding sodium:solute symporter family protein, with protein MALIDWMVLSFYLMLSLFLGLVLSRRNNSEDDYFIAGRKLTGWLAGASMAATTFSIDTPLYVAGLVGTRGLAGNWEWWSFGLAHVAMTVVFAPMWRRSGVLTDAAFTELRYGGSAAAWLRGIKAFLLSVPINCIGIGYAFLAMRKVAEALGMVDGHRVIGSVTDTFLLLLIVAFFMLVYTAVGGLWAVVVNDFVQLLLALVGAFVLAFTVINASGGMSQMIAGLEALDRPELLSIFPWTWTQDGFQWIGKAGISAATFIAFLSLQWWSFRRSDGGGEFIQRLLATKDEQQATLAGWVFLCVNYLLRSWLWIVVGLSALVLLPSQQDWELSYPTLAIEYLPPVVLGIVIVSLVAAFMSTVSTSLNWGASYLTHDLYKRFIRPEASQKELILMGQITCLLLLVVGIITALISDSIGSIFRLVIAIGTGPGVVLVLRWFWWRINAISELAAMICGFFIGFTTSVVPIFRIEDYGIKLMVTTILTAIVWLIALALTPPESDEVLEKFVRLVRPPGPGWARLRKRFEIVPVDSLKELIFRFLLSVGLLFGMLFASGAFLFHQERGGWISLVIAVFCLFTMKRKSLSSVFSLR; from the coding sequence ATGGCATTAATAGACTGGATGGTTTTGAGCTTTTATTTGATGCTTTCACTTTTCTTAGGTCTTGTTCTATCTCGTAGAAATAATAGTGAAGATGATTACTTTATTGCTGGCCGCAAATTAACAGGATGGCTTGCTGGAGCTTCAATGGCTGCAACAACTTTTTCAATCGATACACCTCTATATGTTGCTGGTTTAGTTGGGACTAGAGGGCTTGCTGGAAATTGGGAGTGGTGGAGTTTTGGATTGGCTCATGTTGCTATGACAGTTGTTTTTGCACCTATGTGGAGACGTAGCGGTGTTTTGACTGATGCTGCTTTTACTGAATTGCGTTATGGGGGGTCTGCTGCTGCTTGGTTAAGAGGAATTAAGGCTTTTTTGCTTTCTGTCCCTATTAATTGTATTGGTATTGGATATGCTTTTCTAGCAATGAGAAAGGTTGCAGAAGCTCTTGGAATGGTCGATGGACATCGTGTAATTGGATCTGTGACTGATACATTCTTGCTTCTTTTGATTGTCGCTTTCTTCATGCTTGTATATACAGCAGTAGGTGGATTATGGGCAGTTGTTGTAAACGATTTTGTTCAGTTGCTATTGGCACTGGTAGGTGCTTTTGTTCTTGCTTTTACGGTCATCAATGCTTCAGGTGGAATGTCTCAAATGATTGCTGGATTAGAAGCATTAGACAGACCGGAACTGTTGTCGATTTTCCCATGGACATGGACTCAAGATGGATTTCAATGGATTGGTAAAGCTGGTATAAGTGCTGCTACTTTTATTGCATTTTTATCTCTTCAGTGGTGGAGTTTCAGAAGGAGTGATGGTGGGGGGGAATTTATTCAGCGCTTGCTAGCAACAAAAGATGAGCAGCAGGCGACATTGGCAGGATGGGTATTCCTGTGTGTTAATTACCTTTTGCGTAGTTGGTTGTGGATTGTTGTTGGACTTTCAGCATTGGTTTTGTTACCTTCCCAGCAAGATTGGGAGCTTAGTTATCCAACCCTTGCAATTGAATATCTACCACCAGTTGTATTAGGGATCGTTATAGTCTCTCTGGTCGCGGCATTCATGAGCACAGTAAGTACCTCTTTGAATTGGGGAGCTAGTTACTTAACTCATGACCTGTATAAAAGATTCATAAGACCTGAGGCAAGTCAGAAAGAATTGATTCTCATGGGTCAAATTACATGTTTATTACTTTTAGTTGTGGGAATTATTACTGCATTGATTAGTGACAGCATTGGATCAATATTTCGCCTTGTTATAGCGATAGGGACTGGTCCAGGTGTTGTACTCGTTTTGCGATGGTTTTGGTGGAGAATTAATGCAATATCAGAGTTAGCGGCTATGATTTGTGGTTTTTTTATTGGCTTTACAACATCAGTAGTTCCAATTTTCCGGATTGAAGATTATGGAATTAAACTCATGGTAACAACAATTCTTACTGCAATAGTCTGGTTGATTGCTTTAGCATTAACGCCACCGGAGTCTGATGAAGTGTTGGAAAAATTTGTTCGTCTTGTAAGGCCTCCAGGCCCAGGGTGGGCACGTTTGAGAAAACGTTTTGAGATTGTCCCTGTGGATTCTTTGAAGGAATTGATTTTTCGTTTTTTACTTAGTGTGGGCTTGCTTTTTGGAATGCTTTTTGCAAGTGGAGCTTTTTTATTTCATCAGGAAAGAGGTGGTTGGATAAGCTTGGTGATAGCAGTTTTTTGTCTTTTTACAATGAAAAGGAAATCTTTAAGTAGCGTTTTTTCATTGCGTTAA
- the rlmN gene encoding 23S rRNA (adenine(2503)-C(2))-methyltransferase RlmN: protein MESHKIQLLGLDLSQLERLALDHGESLYRGRQLHQWLYQKGVDNLDDITVLPKAWRNSLIQKGISVGGLVEVNRFIAGDRTIKLLLSTGDGEIIETVGIPSGNRLTICVSSQIGCPMGCQFCATGKDGLKRSLKVNEIVAQVFAVKKAFNRSPSNVVFMGMGEPLLNIEEVLSSICCLNKDLGIGQRRITVSTVGVKNTLPQLAELALQFLGSVQFTLALSLHAPNQKLRESLIPSAQNYPIKLLLEDCRHYLDLTGRRVSFEYILLGHLNDHIEHAEELADLVGGFQSHVNLIAYNPIDGESFQRPSNQRVNIFIKTLQKRGIVVSLRASRGLDKNAACGQLRSMNM, encoded by the coding sequence TTGGAAAGTCATAAGATTCAGTTACTTGGTCTAGATCTTAGTCAGCTCGAAAGGTTGGCTTTAGATCATGGTGAGTCTTTGTATAGAGGACGGCAATTACATCAATGGCTATATCAAAAGGGAGTAGATAATCTTGATGATATAACTGTTTTGCCCAAGGCTTGGCGAAATTCTTTAATTCAAAAAGGTATATCGGTTGGAGGACTTGTAGAAGTAAATAGATTTATAGCTGGTGATAGAACTATTAAATTATTATTATCTACAGGCGATGGTGAGATTATTGAGACAGTGGGGATTCCTTCAGGGAATCGATTGACGATTTGTGTCTCTAGCCAGATTGGCTGCCCAATGGGATGTCAATTCTGTGCAACTGGTAAAGATGGCCTTAAGCGATCATTGAAAGTCAATGAAATTGTAGCGCAAGTTTTTGCGGTAAAAAAAGCCTTTAATAGAAGCCCTTCCAATGTTGTGTTCATGGGAATGGGTGAGCCACTTTTGAATATTGAAGAAGTACTATCATCTATTTGTTGTTTAAATAAAGATTTAGGTATTGGACAACGTCGAATAACTGTTAGCACTGTGGGGGTAAAGAATACTTTGCCTCAACTTGCAGAGCTTGCGCTTCAATTCCTAGGGAGTGTTCAATTTACACTTGCATTAAGTTTGCATGCCCCAAATCAAAAATTACGTGAGTCATTGATTCCTTCAGCACAAAATTATCCTATAAAACTTTTATTAGAAGACTGTCGTCACTATTTAGATCTAACAGGTCGGAGAGTCAGCTTTGAATATATTCTCTTAGGTCATTTGAATGATCATATTGAACATGCGGAAGAGTTAGCTGATCTTGTTGGAGGATTTCAGAGCCATGTCAATTTAATTGCCTATAACCCCATAGATGGTGAGTCTTTTCAACGTCCTAGCAATCAACGTGTCAATATATTTATTAAGACATTACAAAAAAGAGGAATCGTAGTTAGCTTGCGTGCAAGTCGAGGTTTAGATAAGAATGCTGCATGTGGACAACTTAGAAGTATGAATATGTAA
- a CDS encoding high light inducible protein produces MIDPKIIPERKLPSYGFHNHTENLNGRWAMIGFIALVIVEFKLGHGILIR; encoded by the coding sequence ATGATCGACCCGAAAATTATTCCAGAGCGTAAATTGCCTAGCTATGGTTTTCACAACCATACTGAAAATCTAAATGGACGCTGGGCAATGATTGGATTTATTGCTTTAGTAATTGTGGAGTTCAAATTAGGCCATGGAATTCTTATTAGGTAG
- a CDS encoding DNA-directed RNA polymerase subunit beta' — MTSTSPKSRKSSSKRKGSKKKAARSKNVIPPLSKTPPSFRNCVVDKKSLKQLVAWAFKNHGTAVTAAMADNLKDLGFKYATQAAVSISVDDLKVPEAKQDLLGQAEEQITATEECYRLGEITEVERHTKVIDTWTETNERLVDAVKKNFNHNDPLNSVWMMANSGARGNMSQVRQLVGMRGLMANPQGEIIDLPIRTNFREGLTVTEYVISSYGARKGLVDTALRTADSGYLTRRLVDVAQDVIVREEDCGTTRAILINAEDGRFGNRLVGRLVAEDIVDQEDAVIAKRDTAIDPELSKKIEKANVNGVMIRSPLTCEATRSVCRKCYGWALAHNQLVDLGEAVGIIAAQSIGEPGTQLTMRTFHTGGVSTAETGVVRSNLAGKVEFGPKARVRGYRTPHGVEAQQAEVDFLLHIKPTEKGKGQKVEISSGSLIFVEDGQEVDADVTLAQIAAGAIKKSVEKATKDVICDLAGQVRYEEAIQPKEVTDRQGNITLKAQRLGRLWVLAGDVYNLPPNAKPVIASNANVQAGKVLAEASQSSEFGGEVRLRDSIGDSREVQIVTTSMTLKDYNLLEESNHSGEIWNLEANDGTRYRINSIPGSKIGNNEVIAELSDDRFRTKTGGLVKYAPGLAIKKARSAKNGFEVSNGGSLLWIPQETHEINKDISLLMIQDRQWIEAGTEVVKDIFSQTAGIVTVTQKNDILREIIVRSGEFHLCTDSNILERFDNEGQIVNPGETIAKGIKPEAMVFVQTIETTEGKGVLLRPVEEYTIPDKAQLPELSHVTQQQGPSLGLKATQRLGYKDGELIKSVEGVELLKTQLILETFDTTPQMTVDVEVTEDQSTKTIQRLRLVILESILVRRDTISDSSHGSTHTELQVKDQQIVKAGDIVATTQILCKEKGIVQLPEMKEDEPIRRLIVERQEDTVTLTAASKPVVKIGQRVIDGDLLSNEEPINCCGEIEAIKENKVTLRLGRPYMVSPDSVLHVKNGDLVQRGDGLALLVFERQKTGDIVQGLPRIEELLEARRPRDSAILCKRRGIVEINQGDDDDSVVVKVIESDDLIEEYPILLGKNVMISDGQEVKAGELLTDGPVNPHELLECFFGDLRDRKPLMEAAQEAIAKLQHRLVTEVQNVYKSQGVAIDDKHIEVIVRQMTSKVRIEDAGDTTLLPGELIEIRQVEDTNQAISITGGAPAEFTPVLLGITKASLNTDSFISAASFQETTRVLTEAAIEGKSDWLRGLKENVIIGRLIPAGTGFSGFVEELRAEAGPHPDILAEDPAGYRRIQNLRPDYTVEMPSSPAAANLTSVLDDPSDADLEATRNRHGIDPSTSNFAAFARPSGDDNFQEDQSPDPAALEGLQEEGLLSDE; from the coding sequence ATGACTTCTACCTCTCCAAAATCTCGCAAATCTTCCAGCAAAAGAAAAGGTTCGAAAAAAAAGGCTGCTCGCTCAAAAAATGTTATTCCACCTCTTTCAAAAACACCTCCATCTTTTAGGAATTGTGTAGTTGATAAGAAATCTCTGAAGCAATTAGTTGCATGGGCATTTAAAAATCATGGAACTGCTGTTACAGCAGCAATGGCAGATAACTTAAAAGATCTTGGATTTAAATATGCAACACAAGCAGCAGTTTCGATCTCTGTAGATGACTTAAAAGTACCTGAAGCTAAACAAGACTTACTAGGACAGGCAGAGGAGCAAATCACTGCTACTGAGGAATGTTATCGACTTGGTGAGATTACAGAAGTAGAACGTCATACGAAGGTCATAGATACATGGACTGAAACTAATGAGCGTCTGGTTGATGCGGTTAAAAAGAATTTCAATCACAATGATCCACTGAACTCTGTCTGGATGATGGCAAACTCTGGGGCAAGGGGAAACATGTCACAAGTCCGTCAATTGGTAGGCATGAGAGGATTGATGGCTAACCCTCAAGGTGAGATTATTGACTTGCCTATTCGTACTAATTTTAGAGAAGGGCTTACAGTTACTGAATATGTAATCTCCTCCTATGGCGCACGTAAGGGTTTAGTTGATACTGCCTTGAGGACAGCAGATTCTGGTTATTTAACCAGACGCCTAGTTGATGTAGCACAAGATGTAATTGTCCGTGAGGAAGATTGCGGGACTACTAGAGCAATTTTGATTAATGCAGAAGATGGTCGTTTTGGGAATCGATTGGTAGGGCGTTTAGTTGCTGAAGATATTGTGGATCAAGAAGATGCTGTTATTGCCAAACGTGATACTGCAATCGATCCAGAACTTTCAAAGAAGATTGAAAAAGCAAACGTCAATGGTGTAATGATTCGCTCTCCATTGACTTGTGAGGCAACTCGTTCTGTATGTAGGAAGTGTTATGGATGGGCTCTGGCACATAATCAATTAGTTGATTTAGGCGAGGCTGTTGGAATTATTGCTGCACAGTCAATTGGTGAACCTGGTACACAGTTGACAATGAGAACTTTCCATACAGGGGGGGTATCTACAGCAGAAACAGGTGTTGTGCGCTCAAATCTTGCAGGTAAAGTTGAATTTGGCCCTAAAGCACGTGTTCGAGGCTATAGGACACCTCATGGAGTTGAAGCTCAGCAAGCTGAAGTGGATTTCCTTTTGCACATTAAGCCAACTGAGAAAGGCAAGGGTCAAAAGGTAGAGATCTCTAGTGGATCATTAATTTTTGTAGAGGACGGGCAAGAGGTTGATGCTGATGTGACGCTGGCTCAAATAGCTGCTGGTGCAATTAAGAAGAGTGTAGAAAAAGCCACTAAAGATGTGATATGTGATTTGGCTGGTCAAGTTCGATATGAAGAAGCCATCCAACCTAAAGAAGTAACTGATAGGCAAGGGAATATAACCCTTAAGGCTCAGAGGTTGGGGAGACTTTGGGTGTTGGCTGGTGATGTCTATAACCTTCCTCCTAATGCAAAACCAGTTATTGCAAGTAATGCCAATGTACAAGCAGGTAAAGTCTTAGCTGAGGCTAGTCAATCCAGTGAATTTGGTGGTGAGGTGCGTCTTCGTGATTCTATTGGAGATTCTCGAGAAGTTCAGATAGTAACTACTTCAATGACTTTGAAGGATTACAACTTGCTTGAAGAGTCTAATCACTCAGGCGAAATATGGAACCTTGAAGCAAATGATGGTACTCGCTATCGGATAAATAGTATTCCTGGAAGCAAGATTGGTAACAACGAAGTAATTGCTGAGTTGTCTGATGATCGTTTTAGAACAAAGACAGGTGGTTTGGTTAAATATGCACCTGGTCTTGCCATCAAAAAAGCGCGATCAGCAAAAAATGGATTTGAAGTAAGCAATGGAGGTTCTTTGTTATGGATTCCTCAGGAAACCCATGAAATTAATAAGGATATTTCTTTGTTAATGATTCAAGATCGTCAATGGATTGAAGCTGGGACAGAAGTTGTCAAGGATATTTTCAGTCAAACAGCTGGGATCGTAACAGTCACACAAAAGAATGACATCCTTAGAGAAATTATTGTAAGGAGTGGAGAATTTCATCTCTGTACTGATTCAAATATCTTGGAACGTTTTGATAATGAAGGACAAATTGTTAATCCTGGCGAGACGATAGCAAAGGGAATAAAGCCAGAAGCAATGGTCTTTGTTCAGACTATTGAAACGACTGAGGGTAAAGGTGTTTTATTAAGACCAGTTGAAGAATATACAATTCCAGATAAAGCTCAATTGCCAGAACTTTCTCATGTCACCCAACAACAAGGGCCATCTTTAGGCTTGAAGGCTACGCAAAGGCTTGGATATAAAGATGGCGAATTGATTAAGTCTGTAGAGGGAGTCGAGTTGCTTAAAACACAATTAATCTTAGAGACATTTGATACAACACCTCAAATGACTGTAGATGTTGAAGTAACAGAAGATCAATCAACTAAGACAATTCAAAGATTAAGGCTAGTTATTTTAGAAAGCATTCTTGTTAGACGTGACACAATTTCCGACTCAAGTCATGGTTCGACTCATACAGAGTTGCAAGTCAAAGATCAGCAGATTGTAAAAGCTGGAGATATTGTTGCAACAACGCAGATCCTATGTAAGGAAAAAGGAATTGTTCAATTACCTGAGATGAAAGAAGATGAACCTATTAGAAGACTTATTGTAGAGCGTCAAGAAGATACAGTAACTCTAACTGCTGCTTCTAAGCCTGTTGTCAAAATAGGGCAAAGGGTTATTGATGGCGATTTGTTGTCTAATGAAGAGCCTATAAATTGTTGTGGAGAGATTGAAGCCATCAAAGAAAATAAAGTAACCCTCAGATTAGGCCGTCCTTATATGGTCTCGCCAGACTCAGTTCTGCATGTCAAGAATGGTGATTTAGTACAGAGAGGAGATGGTTTGGCACTTTTGGTGTTCGAGAGACAAAAAACCGGTGACATTGTACAGGGTCTTCCAAGAATTGAGGAGTTGCTAGAAGCTAGAAGGCCTAGGGACTCGGCGATACTATGTAAAAGAAGAGGAATTGTAGAGATAAATCAAGGAGATGATGATGATTCGGTAGTAGTAAAAGTGATTGAAAGCGATGACCTGATTGAGGAATACCCAATTCTCCTTGGAAAGAATGTTATGATTAGTGATGGCCAGGAAGTGAAGGCAGGAGAATTGTTGACAGATGGCCCTGTTAATCCTCATGAATTATTAGAGTGTTTCTTTGGGGATCTTCGTGATCGAAAGCCACTTATGGAGGCGGCTCAAGAGGCAATAGCCAAACTTCAACACCGCTTAGTAACTGAAGTGCAGAATGTTTATAAATCTCAGGGTGTAGCAATTGATGACAAACATATTGAGGTAATTGTTAGGCAAATGACTAGTAAAGTTCGTATTGAAGATGCTGGTGATACGACTCTTTTGCCTGGTGAGTTGATAGAAATTCGACAAGTAGAAGATACAAATCAAGCTATTTCAATTACAGGAGGAGCGCCTGCTGAATTCACGCCTGTTTTATTGGGTATTACAAAAGCTTCTTTGAATACAGATAGCTTTATCTCTGCAGCGTCATTCCAAGAAACAACTAGAGTTCTTACGGAAGCTGCAATTGAAGGCAAATCTGATTGGTTGAGAGGGCTTAAAGAGAATGTCATTATTGGCCGTTTGATTCCAGCTGGTACGGGATTTAGCGGTTTTGTAGAAGAATTGCGTGCCGAGGCAGGACCTCACCCAGATATTTTGGCAGAAGATCCTGCAGGATATCGTCGCATTCAAAACCTTCGCCCTGATTACACGGTCGAGATGCCTTCTTCACCAGCGGCAGCAAATCTAACTTCTGTATTGGATGATCCGAGTGACGCTGATTTAGAGGCAACTCGGAATCGACATGGCATTGACCCCTCTACCAGTAATTTTGCAGCATTTGCTCGTCCAAGTGGAGATGATAATTTCCAAGAGGATCAGTCGCCAGACCCTGCAGCTTTAGAAGGTCTGCAAGAAGAGGGATTGCTCTCAGACGAGTAA
- a CDS encoding DNA-directed RNA polymerase subunit gamma, with product MTNSNLRTENHFDYVKITLASPERVMSWGQRTLPNGQVVGEVTKPETINYRTLKPEMDGLFCEKIFGPSKDWECHCGKYKRVRHRGIVCERCGVEVTESRVRRHRMGFINLAAPVSHVWYLKGIPSYVAILLDMPLRDVEQIVYFNCYVVLDEGDHKDLKYKQLLTEDEWLEVEDEIYAEDSTIENEPVVGIGAEALKQLLEDLDLQEVAEQLREEITGSKGQKRAKLIKRLRVIDNFIATNARPEWMVLNAIPVIPPDLRPMVQLDGGRFATSDLNDLYRRVINRNNRLARLQEILAPEIIVRNEKRMLQEAVDALVDNGRRGRTVVGANNRALKSLSDIIEGKQGRFRQNLLGKRVDYSGRSVIVVGPKLKMHQCGLPKEMAIELFQPFVIHRLIRQNIVNNIKAAKKLIQRADDEVMQVLQEVIEGHPILLNRAPTLHRLGIQAFEPKLVAGRAIQLHPLVCPAFNADFDGDQMAVHVPLAIEAQTEARMLMLASNNILSPATGEPIVTPSQDMVLGSYYLTALQPDAVKPDFGDQSKTFAGLEDVIHAFEDKRINLHDWVWVRFNGEVEDDDELTSPLDTQILEDGTQIQQWTYRRDRLDEEGALISRFLLTTVGRVVMNNTIIDAVASG from the coding sequence ATGACTAACAGCAATTTAAGAACAGAGAATCATTTTGATTATGTCAAAATTACTTTGGCTTCTCCTGAAAGAGTTATGTCTTGGGGACAACGTACTCTACCTAATGGTCAAGTTGTTGGTGAAGTTACAAAGCCAGAAACTATTAATTACCGTACTTTGAAGCCAGAAATGGATGGCCTTTTCTGTGAGAAAATATTTGGTCCTTCAAAAGATTGGGAGTGTCATTGCGGTAAATACAAAAGAGTAAGACATCGCGGAATTGTTTGTGAGCGTTGTGGTGTTGAAGTTACAGAAAGCAGAGTACGTCGCCATAGAATGGGATTCATTAATTTAGCTGCTCCTGTCTCACATGTTTGGTATTTAAAGGGTATTCCTAGTTATGTGGCTATTTTGCTGGACATGCCACTTCGTGATGTTGAGCAAATTGTTTACTTCAATTGTTATGTAGTACTTGATGAAGGTGATCATAAAGATCTTAAGTACAAACAATTACTCACGGAAGATGAATGGCTTGAAGTGGAAGATGAAATCTATGCTGAAGACTCTACTATTGAAAATGAGCCTGTAGTAGGTATAGGAGCAGAAGCCTTAAAGCAATTATTAGAAGATCTTGATTTGCAGGAGGTTGCTGAACAATTGCGTGAAGAGATTACTGGTAGCAAAGGACAGAAAAGAGCAAAACTAATAAAGAGATTGAGAGTAATTGATAATTTCATTGCAACTAATGCCCGCCCAGAATGGATGGTTCTAAATGCAATACCAGTTATTCCTCCAGATCTTCGGCCTATGGTTCAATTAGATGGGGGCCGATTTGCCACCTCTGATTTAAATGATTTATATAGACGAGTAATTAATAGGAATAATCGTTTAGCAAGACTTCAGGAAATATTGGCCCCTGAGATTATTGTACGAAATGAAAAGAGGATGCTTCAGGAAGCTGTTGATGCTCTTGTTGATAATGGGAGAAGAGGAAGAACAGTTGTTGGGGCAAATAATCGAGCCTTGAAATCTTTGAGTGACATTATTGAAGGTAAGCAAGGAAGATTTAGGCAAAACCTTTTAGGTAAGAGAGTTGATTATTCAGGTAGATCAGTAATAGTGGTAGGCCCCAAATTGAAAATGCATCAATGTGGTCTACCAAAGGAGATGGCAATAGAGCTTTTCCAGCCTTTCGTAATTCATAGATTAATTCGTCAAAACATTGTCAATAACATTAAGGCTGCAAAGAAATTGATTCAACGTGCAGATGATGAGGTGATGCAGGTTTTGCAAGAGGTTATAGAAGGGCATCCAATTTTGTTAAACAGAGCTCCTACCTTGCATCGTCTAGGTATTCAAGCTTTTGAACCGAAATTAGTTGCAGGTAGAGCAATTCAATTACATCCATTGGTTTGTCCAGCATTTAATGCTGATTTTGATGGAGATCAAATGGCTGTGCACGTCCCACTAGCAATTGAGGCACAAACTGAGGCAAGAATGCTAATGCTTGCTAGCAATAATATTCTTTCTCCTGCGACTGGGGAACCAATAGTGACACCATCTCAAGATATGGTTCTTGGTTCTTATTATTTAACTGCTTTGCAACCAGATGCAGTTAAGCCAGATTTTGGAGATCAATCTAAAACCTTCGCTGGCTTAGAAGATGTAATTCATGCTTTCGAAGATAAAAGAATCAATCTTCATGATTGGGTATGGGTTCGTTTTAATGGGGAAGTAGAAGATGATGATGAATTGACTTCTCCTCTAGATACACAAATTCTGGAAGATGGTACTCAGATTCAACAATGGACTTATCGACGAGATCGCCTAGATGAAGAAGGCGCTTTAATTAGCCGCTTTCTCCTTACAACAGTCGGACGTGTAGTAATGAACAACACCATTATTGATGCTGTAGCTTCAGGCTGA